Within Paracoccus jeotgali, the genomic segment GGTGTTCCGGCCGCTCGCGGATCCCGACACCGCCGAGGGGCTGACTCGCGCCGTCACCATGATCCCGGCCTCGGGCGAGTTCACCTACGCGACGCAGGCCATCCGCAAGACCGATGGCGGCGCGACGGTGCCCGAGAACCTGAACGCGCTGGCCGACTCCTCCGACATGGTCGAAGCGCTGGACCGGCTGCAGGCGATGGCGCCCTCGGTCGAGAGCGTCAGCCTCGTGGTGGCCTGGTTCGGCGACGATCTGCGCGCGGGCTCCTGCAAGGTGCGGCCGGGCGTCGAGGTGTCGGCCAAGTCAACCACGCCCGTCAGCTGGTCGGTCAATGGCGTGAGCCGCGCCAGCGCCTTCCTCGTCAGCCGGGACGACCAGGACCGCCCGGTCTATGGCGGCACGCCGTCCGACTTCGCGGTGGTGCAGGCAATCCAGGAGATGAAGGCCCGCGGGCTGCGGGTGACCTTCTATCCGTTCATCCTGATGGACGTGCCGCCCGGCAACACGCTGCCGAACCCCTATTCCGACAACGCCGCCGAGACCGGCCAGCCCGCCTTCCCCTGGCGGGGGCGGATCACCTGTTCGCCTGCAGCGGGGTTCGCAGGGACCGTGGACAAGACGGCCACGGCCGCAAGCCAGGTCGCCGCGCTGTTCGGCGCAGCCACGCCCGCGAGCTTCAGCGTCTCGGGTCAGTCGGTTTCGTGGACAGGCACGCCCGGCGACTGGGGCCTGCGCCGCATGGTGCTGCACTACGCCCATCTCTGCGCGGCGGCGGGCGGGGTCGATGCCTTCCTGATCGGCACCGAGATGCCGGGGCTGACGACGATCCGCTCGGGCGCGGCCACCTATCCGGCCGTGCAGGCGTATCGGGACCTGCTTGCGGATGTGCGCTCGATCCTCGGGGCCGGGACCAAGATCGGCTATGCTGCCGACTGGTCGGAGTATTTCGGGCACCAGCCGGGCGACGGCTCGGGTGACGTGTTCTTCCATCTCGACCCGCTCTGGGCCGATCCGGAGATCGATTTCGTCGGCATCGACAACTACATGCCGCTGTCGGACTGGCGCGACGGGTTCGAACATCTCGACGCGGCCGAGGGCTGGCCCGCGATCTACGACCGGGCCTACCTGCAGGGGAACATCGCCGGTGGAGAAGGTTTCGACTGGTTCTATGCCAGCGCCGCCGATCGGTCGGCGCAGGTCCGGACCCCGATCACCGACGGTGCTGCCAGCAAACCCTGGGTCTTCCGCTACAAGGATCTGCGGGCCTGGTGGTCGAACGCGCACTACAACCGGCCGGGCGGGGTGGAGAGCGGGACGCCGACGGCGTGGGCGCCGCAGTCCAAGCCCATCTGGTTCACCGAGCTGGGCTGCCCGGCCATCGACCGGGGCACCAACCAGCCAAACGTCTTCTTCGACCCGAAGTCGTCCGAGAGCTTCACGCCGCACTACTCCCGCGGCTGGCGCGATGACGCCATCCAGCGCGCCTATCTCGAGGCGACCTATCTCTGGTGGGGCGAGGCCGCGAACAACCCCCTGTCCTCGGTCTACGGCGGCCGGATGGTGCATGTGCCGGAATGCGCCGCCTGGACCTGGGACGCGCGGCCCTATCCGTTCTTCCCGGCGCTGACCGACGTCTGGACGGACGGCGCGAACTGGCGGCTCGGTCACTGGCTGACGGGGCGGCTCGGCGCTGTGTCGCTGGCGGCCCTCGTGCGGCACCTCTGCCTGCGCGCCGGGCTGCCCGAGGCGCGGATCGACGTCATCGGCCTCTGGGGCGCGGTCGAGGGCTACGCCATCACGGCGCTGGAGAGTCCGCGCGCGTCGATCACCACGCTGTCGCGCCACTTCGGCTTCGACGCCGTGGAGACCGAGGGCGTGATCCGTTTCATCATGCGTGGCCGGGCCTCTGTCGCGACCCTCGCGCCCGACGATCTGGTGGCGGCCCGAGAGGGCGACGTGCTGGAACTGACGCGCGGCCAGGAGACCGAACTGCCGCAGGCGCTGAAGTGGCAGGTCGCCCGCGCCGACGAGGATTACGACGCGGCCCTCGTCGAGGCGCGGCGCATCACCGTCGACACGACACGGATCGCCTCGGAGAGCTTCCCGATGGCGGTGCCGCCCGAGGAAGCCGAGCGGCGCTGCCGCCGCGCGCTGATGGAGGCGTGGGTGGGGCGCGAGACGGCGGCATTCCGTCTGCCGCCCTCGCGGCTCGCGCTCGATCCGGCGGACCCGATCCGGCTCGCCCATGACGGGCGGCTGGTCGACCTGCGGCTCGTCTCCATCGCCGACGCGGAGGCTCGCGGCATCGAGGCGGTCCGCCAGGATCGCGCGACCTACGACCTGCCGCCCGGCGATCCCCGCGCGGCGTCGCTGACGCGCGCCGTGGTGTTCGGCGCGCCGGATGCGCTGCTGCTGGACCTGCCGCAGCTCACCGAGGACCAGCCCGCGCATCGGCCCCTTATTGCGGCGCACGCGGTTCCCTGGCCCGGCGAGATGGCAGTTTTCCGCAGCCCCTCCACGGATGGCTTCGAGCTGCTGACGACGTTCGGCAGTCGCGCCCGGATTGGCCAGCTGGTCTCCGACTTCTACGCGGGCCCCACCTCGCGCTTCGATTTCGGAAATGCGCTTGTGGTCGATCTGCTCACCGGCACGTTGGAAAGCGTCACCGACCTGACCCTGTTCGGGGGCGCCAACGCGCTTGCCATCGAGAGCGCGCCTGGGGTCTGGGAGATCGTGCAGGCCGGCGCGGCCGAGCTGCTCGCGCCCGGTCGATATCGGCTCACCCGGCTTCTGCGCGGACAGCGCGGCACGGAAGGTGCCATGGGCAACCCGGCGCCCGCCGGCGCGCGGGTGGTGGTGCTGGACGACAGCCTCGCGTCGCTGCCGATCGCCGAGGCCGATCTTGGCATCCCGTGGAACTGGCGCATCGGCCCGGCCAGCCGCCCGGTCAGCGACGAGACCTATGTGGCGCAGACCTTTACCCCCGCGGGCGCGGGACTGCGGCCCTTCTCTGTCGCCCATGTCGAGCAGCCGTGGCGTCGCCCACGCACGCCCGGCGATCTGACCATCCGCTGGACGCGCCGGTCCCGCGCTCTTTCCGCCGACAGCTGGGGCGGGCTGGAGGTGCCGCTGGCGGAGGAACTGGAAACCTACGAGGTCGAGATCCTCGACGGCGCAGCCGTGAAGCGGGTGCTGAGCGCGGCCACCACCAGCGCCGTCTACACCGCCGCCCAGCAGAGCGCCGACTGGGGCGCGCCGCTCGCCCCCGGCGACACCGTCAACATCCGCATCTACCAGCTCTCCGCCCTCGTCGGGCGGGGCGCGCCGAAAACCGTCACCCTCACGTTCTGAGGCCATCCCATGTCCGACGCCACGACCCATCTCCTGCTGCCCTACATCCTCGCGGCGCAGGCCCAGAAGCATGTCACTCACAACGAGGCGCTGCGGATCCTAGACGGGCTCGTCCAGCTCTCCGTTCTAGACCGGGATTTGACCGCGCCGCCGGCTTCTCCCGCCGATGGCGACCGCTACATCGTCGGCTCGGGCGCGACCGGCGACTGGGCTGGCTGGGATCTAAACGTGGCTCTGTTCACGGATGGTGCCTGGCTGCGCCTGCCTCCTCGCACCGGATGGCGGGCGTGGGTCGAGGACGAGGGCCTGCTGCTCGTCTACGACGGGTCTGGCTGGATCGGGACAACGCCGGACGTGCTGCAGAACCTTGCGCTTCTTGGGCTGGGGACGACGGCAGATGCGTCGAACCCGTTCTCGGCAAAGCTGAACGCCGCGCTCTGGACCGCTAGGACCGTGGCCGAGGGCGGGACCGGCGATCTCTTCTACACCATGAACAAGGAGGCGGCAGGCGGCGATCTCGGGCTGACCCTCCAGACCGGCTTCGTGACCAAGGCGCTGGTCGGGCTGTTCGGCTCGGACAGGTTCCGGCTCGCCGTCTCGGCCGACGGCAGTACCTTCTTCGACGGGCTGAGCGTCGACAACGCCACCGGCATCGTCGACCAGCCGCGGCTGCCGCGGTTCAAGGCGTACACCAACTACGACAACTATGTCGGCGTAGGAACCTGGACGAAGATCGGCCTGAACAACACCGATTATAACGATCAGGGGGCGTTCGACGCCGCGAACAACCATTTCGTGGCGCCTTCGGATGGCACCTACCTCTTCGGCGCGACGCTGCTTTACAAGATCAACGCCAGCGCCACGGCCCGCATGCGCGGGCGGCTCGTGCTGAACGGCACGACGGAAATCCGCGGCTCCCTCGGCGAAATCTCCGCCACCCATGTCTCGCTAGCCACCGCGATCTGGCTGCAGACCATGGTCCCGCTCACTGCGGGCGACACCGTCGAGTTGCAGGGGTATTTCCGGGTCGCGGACGGCTACTTCGCGGCTGACCACACCTCGTTCTGGGGCGCGAAGATCGGCTGAGCGGCAACAACGGGATTGCACACGCCCCTTTGACCTGTGCGGCGCTAGCGGAAAGAAATGCCTTGAAGCTCTAGTTGGTGGAGGTTGCATATCGAGACACGAAAGCGCTGCTCGTGCCTCGCGAGCCTGCGCAAATGCCCAGAACAAAGGCTGCCAAATGCTGACAAGACGACACTTCGTTCGATCAACCACAGCGCTGTTTTCAGCGTCGGTCTCCGGCCCACTCCTCGCCGATACCTGGCCCACCGAGGCGCAGAAGGCTGCCTGGGATGCACAGGTGACGCCTCCAAATTATGTCCCCGAAACCTCCAATCCTTGGGGTCTGCACCCGCGGTTCCTGCCGCAACGAGTCGTCGCGAAGGACGGTCTCGTACCGGGAGATATCCATGTCGATGCGGTCGCGCGATATCTCTACCATATCGAGGAGGGTGGAACCGCTATGCGTTATGGCGTGGCGATCGGGCGTGGCGACCTCTACGAACCGGGTATCTATACGATACAGCGCAAGGTCGAGTGGCCGCACTGGACCCCGACCCAGAACATGATCGAGCGGGAACCGGAGATTTATGCGCAGTTCGAGGGTGGTGTGGAACCCGGGCCCGAGAACGCGCTCGGATCGCGGGCCATGTACCTCTACGTCGGGGATCGCGACACATATTTGCGGATTCACGGTACCCCGTTTCCGCAAAGTATCGGCAGCCGAGCCAGCTCGGGTTGCGTCAGGATGGTGATGGCGCACATCAACAGTCTCTATCCACGTGTCGAGATCGGCTCGACGGCGTATCTCTATTCGGCGGAAGGCAGCCTTGCGGCACCAGAGGTTGGCGACCTGTGGTGATGCGCGCCGAGCGACGGATGCTGCCGTTCGCATTCGTCAGGCCTGCGCCTGCCGACAGATAGCCGCTCCGTTTCTTGCCCGAAGTGGCAGGAGCGTTGTCTCGACCTGACCGCGATGCTCGTACCAGTAACACCCGTCGTCAGGCAGCAGGCGGACGGTTGAGAGATCCTGACCGTCCGCCGCCAATTCGAGAACGATCTCGGGAACGCCGGACTCGGGTTCAGTGGCAGGCAACTGGCCGACCTCCTGCGAGCCGCAGCTTGCGGTCAGAAAGAGTGCGACGACAGCCATCTTCATCCGTGTCCGAGTAATACTCAGCATTGTTGTTCCTTCCGCTTATGCCACTCCTCGCGACGGTTTTCATGGGTAGTGCTAAAACCGCACGGATCACCGCACTTTCTAGCAAAAATACAAACTGAAATACCACCGTATTTTGCTCTTGAAGCTCTAGCTACTGTAGGGGCTATGTCATGGTGATGCACCCGAATCCAGAGGTCCATTCATGCCGTCCGACACCCATCACCACGATCACGATCATGCCGAAGACGACCAGGCAAACGGCGGCAACTGTTGCGGGAGCGCGGGAACGTGCGGCGACATCGAGCCGACGACGCCCGCGCCGACGGGCGGGCGCAGTTTTCAGGTGTCCGGCCTCGATTGCGCCGAGGAGGTCGCGATCCTGAACAAGGTGGTTGGCCCGAAGATCGGCGGGGCCGAGCATCTCGCGTTCGACGTGATCAATGGACGGATGACTATTCTCGACAGCGCCAAGAGTGTATCGGACGGCGAAATTGCAGAACTGGTCGCAAGCACCGGCATGACCGCCAAGCCCTGGGATGCCGAAAACGCGTCGGTCGACCAGGCGGCCCATCTTGCACGACAGCGGCTGTTTACGGCGCTCAGTGGCGGCTTCTGGGCCGCGGGATTTCTGTGGCACATCATCGAGACCGGCATGGGGGGGGCACTCGGCCTCTTCGCAGGGCACGGCGAAGCGCCGATGCCACTGGTCGAGGCAGGGCTATTCGCGGTTGCGATCCTGTTCGGTGTCTGGCTCGTGGCACCCAAGGCATGGTCGTCCGCACGGAGGCTGTCGCCCGACATGAACCTGCTGATGGTGGTCGCGGTGGCCGGTGCCATAGGGCTTGGCGAATTCTTCGAGGCGGCGACGGTTGCGTTCTTCTTCTCGCTCTCGCTCTACCTCGAAAGCTGGAGCGTCGGGCGTGCGAGGAATGCGGTCTCGGCGCTCTTGGATCTTGCACCACCGACGGCGCGCGTGATCCGCGAAGACGGAAGCGAGGCCGACGTTCCGGCGGCTCAAGTCGCCGTAGGCTCAAGCTTCATAGTACGCGGTGGCGACCGTATCCCCCTCGATGGTGAGGTGACGGACGGCGCGGGCGCGGTCGATCAGGCGCCAATCACCGGAGAGAGTGCGCTGGTCCCAAAGGAACGAGGCGACGAAGTCTATGCCGGCACGATCAACGGCGAAGGCACATTGACGGTGCGCGCCACGAAGGCCGCCTCGGACACCGTCTTGGCCAAGATCATCCGCATGGTCGGCGACGCCCATGCCCGCCGCGCGCCGGTGGAGCAATGGGTGGCGAAGTTCGCCCGCATCTACACGCCTATCGTCATGGCTCTCGCCATTGCAATTGCCCTGCTGCCGCCGCTCATTTTCGGTGGGGCCTGGGATTATTGGTTCTACAATGCACTCGTACTGCTAGTGATCGCCTGCCCGTGTGCTCTGGTCATCTCGACACCGGTCTCCATCGTCGCCGCACTCACCGCCTCAGCGCGGGCCGGAGTGCTGATCAAGGGCGGTGCATATGTTGAGGCACCGGGCAAGACCACTGCACTGGCCATGGACAAGACCGGCACGATCACCATGGGCGTGCCCGAGGTGGCGGCGGTGCATCCGCTGGGTAGAGCATCGGCGCAGGATCTGATGAGCCTCGCCGCGGGGCTCGAGGCACGTTCCTCGCATCCCTTGGCGCGCGCCATTCTCGCGCGGGCAGAAGCCGACGGCATCAAGGTGTCCGCCGCAGAAGATACCCGAACCGTTCCTGGTAGGGGACTTGAAGGACGCACTGACGGCCGGTCGATCTGGCTAGGGTCGGACCGGTTTGCCGAGGAGAAGGGTTTCGGCGACGCCATTCCGAAGGATTTGCGCGACCGCATCGAAGGGGCTGGCAGCACCCTTGTTGCCGTGGGCGACGACACCGGCGTGACCGGCATCCTGGAATTGCGCGACCGTATCCGCCCCGACGCCGAGGGCATCGTGGCACAGCTCCACGCGCAAGGCGTGAAGACCATCGTCATGCTGACGGGCGATAACGAGCGGACGGCGCGCGCCGTTGCAGCCGAGGTCGGCATCGACGAGGTCCGCGCCGAGCTTCTGCCCGAAGACAAAGTGACAGCCATCGAAGAACTGGTCGAAACGCATGACATGGTGGCCATGATCGGCGACGGGGTGAACGACGCCCCCGCCATGGCGCGGGCGCATTACGCCATCGCGATGGGTGCTGTTGGTTCGGACGCGGCAATCGAGACTGCGGATATTGCCCTGATGACCGACGACCTCGGCAAGGTGCCTTGGCTGATCGGTCATTCGCGCCGGACAATGTCGATTATCCATCAGAACATCGGTATTTCCTTGGCGACCAAGGGCGTTTTCGTTGTCGCTACCGCGTTTGGAGTGGCATCGATGTGGGGCGCTATTGCAG encodes:
- a CDS encoding DUF2793 domain-containing protein; amino-acid sequence: MSDATTHLLLPYILAAQAQKHVTHNEALRILDGLVQLSVLDRDLTAPPASPADGDRYIVGSGATGDWAGWDLNVALFTDGAWLRLPPRTGWRAWVEDEGLLLVYDGSGWIGTTPDVLQNLALLGLGTTADASNPFSAKLNAALWTARTVAEGGTGDLFYTMNKEAAGGDLGLTLQTGFVTKALVGLFGSDRFRLAVSADGSTFFDGLSVDNATGIVDQPRLPRFKAYTNYDNYVGVGTWTKIGLNNTDYNDQGAFDAANNHFVAPSDGTYLFGATLLYKINASATARMRGRLVLNGTTEIRGSLGEISATHVSLATAIWLQTMVPLTAGDTVELQGYFRVADGYFAADHTSFWGAKIG
- a CDS encoding baseplate multidomain protein megatron, yielding MATLVLGVAGAAIGGSIGGAILGVSAATIGGFIGSTVGSVVDSWIVSSLAPTQRIEGVRLDTLRITSATEGAVIPRLYGRMRMGGNIIWATDFREETKTTTQGGGKGGGGGKVKTTEYLYYASFAVALCEGPITGIGRIWADGKPMDLSGVTWRWYPGDEAQTADPFIAAKMGAANTPAYRGTAYVVFEELALSTYGNRLPQLSFEVFRPLADPDTAEGLTRAVTMIPASGEFTYATQAIRKTDGGATVPENLNALADSSDMVEALDRLQAMAPSVESVSLVVAWFGDDLRAGSCKVRPGVEVSAKSTTPVSWSVNGVSRASAFLVSRDDQDRPVYGGTPSDFAVVQAIQEMKARGLRVTFYPFILMDVPPGNTLPNPYSDNAAETGQPAFPWRGRITCSPAAGFAGTVDKTATAASQVAALFGAATPASFSVSGQSVSWTGTPGDWGLRRMVLHYAHLCAAAGGVDAFLIGTEMPGLTTIRSGAATYPAVQAYRDLLADVRSILGAGTKIGYAADWSEYFGHQPGDGSGDVFFHLDPLWADPEIDFVGIDNYMPLSDWRDGFEHLDAAEGWPAIYDRAYLQGNIAGGEGFDWFYASAADRSAQVRTPITDGAASKPWVFRYKDLRAWWSNAHYNRPGGVESGTPTAWAPQSKPIWFTELGCPAIDRGTNQPNVFFDPKSSESFTPHYSRGWRDDAIQRAYLEATYLWWGEAANNPLSSVYGGRMVHVPECAAWTWDARPYPFFPALTDVWTDGANWRLGHWLTGRLGAVSLAALVRHLCLRAGLPEARIDVIGLWGAVEGYAITALESPRASITTLSRHFGFDAVETEGVIRFIMRGRASVATLAPDDLVAAREGDVLELTRGQETELPQALKWQVARADEDYDAALVEARRITVDTTRIASESFPMAVPPEEAERRCRRALMEAWVGRETAAFRLPPSRLALDPADPIRLAHDGRLVDLRLVSIADAEARGIEAVRQDRATYDLPPGDPRAASLTRAVVFGAPDALLLDLPQLTEDQPAHRPLIAAHAVPWPGEMAVFRSPSTDGFELLTTFGSRARIGQLVSDFYAGPTSRFDFGNALVVDLLTGTLESVTDLTLFGGANALAIESAPGVWEIVQAGAAELLAPGRYRLTRLLRGQRGTEGAMGNPAPAGARVVVLDDSLASLPIAEADLGIPWNWRIGPASRPVSDETYVAQTFTPAGAGLRPFSVAHVEQPWRRPRTPGDLTIRWTRRSRALSADSWGGLEVPLAEELETYEVEILDGAAVKRVLSAATTSAVYTAAQQSADWGAPLAPGDTVNIRIYQLSALVGRGAPKTVTLTF
- a CDS encoding heavy metal translocating P-type ATPase, which gives rise to MPSDTHHHDHDHAEDDQANGGNCCGSAGTCGDIEPTTPAPTGGRSFQVSGLDCAEEVAILNKVVGPKIGGAEHLAFDVINGRMTILDSAKSVSDGEIAELVASTGMTAKPWDAENASVDQAAHLARQRLFTALSGGFWAAGFLWHIIETGMGGALGLFAGHGEAPMPLVEAGLFAVAILFGVWLVAPKAWSSARRLSPDMNLLMVVAVAGAIGLGEFFEAATVAFFFSLSLYLESWSVGRARNAVSALLDLAPPTARVIREDGSEADVPAAQVAVGSSFIVRGGDRIPLDGEVTDGAGAVDQAPITGESALVPKERGDEVYAGTINGEGTLTVRATKAASDTVLAKIIRMVGDAHARRAPVEQWVAKFARIYTPIVMALAIAIALLPPLIFGGAWDYWFYNALVLLVIACPCALVISTPVSIVAALTASARAGVLIKGGAYVEAPGKTTALAMDKTGTITMGVPEVAAVHPLGRASAQDLMSLAAGLEARSSHPLARAILARAEADGIKVSAAEDTRTVPGRGLEGRTDGRSIWLGSDRFAEEKGFGDAIPKDLRDRIEGAGSTLVAVGDDTGVTGILELRDRIRPDAEGIVAQLHAQGVKTIVMLTGDNERTARAVAAEVGIDEVRAELLPEDKVTAIEELVETHDMVAMIGDGVNDAPAMARAHYAIAMGAVGSDAAIETADIALMTDDLGKVPWLIGHSRRTMSIIHQNIGISLATKGVFVVATAFGVASMWGAIAADVGVSLLVVANALRLLNSQEAKAPPSGGEQVGPQMAKAALAHGH
- a CDS encoding L,D-transpeptidase → MLTRRHFVRSTTALFSASVSGPLLADTWPTEAQKAAWDAQVTPPNYVPETSNPWGLHPRFLPQRVVAKDGLVPGDIHVDAVARYLYHIEEGGTAMRYGVAIGRGDLYEPGIYTIQRKVEWPHWTPTQNMIEREPEIYAQFEGGVEPGPENALGSRAMYLYVGDRDTYLRIHGTPFPQSIGSRASSGCVRMVMAHINSLYPRVEIGSTAYLYSAEGSLAAPEVGDLW